The Naumovozyma dairenensis CBS 421 chromosome 11, complete genome genome includes a window with the following:
- the CUL3 gene encoding cullin CUL3 (similar to Saccharomyces cerevisiae CUL3 (YGR003W); ancestral locus Anc_4.138) translates to MSNLIRPKIRIPQRTLGQPNFNFNELWEKITYAIDKIYERDTHDLSFEVLYQSVYIIVLNRKSKDLYDKLTEYITLKIKSSFQCEEWSASSDNDGSVFLSFISNLWTEQCRCFKLVSDIMLYLDKIYCKPNRILSVYDQCLELFKLHILIPNSDTLNRAMLSTINSSRESNTEVSPLASIWSSIVAMMQTVMAEGKYTYFDTYFEPFLLKETEEFYQNLIDVDQFSPLDCLEMVKSLKESEYKRDLTFLDTDSTSKITSVLEEVLIWDKIGKIIIVLTHQALKNDDIHLLQELFDLSLDTNYKNNVLTSVKSYIFEDLSAIHYNESLRKKSLMAISWVNSILQKYDYYETLLKTIDFGITTTQSEEENGNKDVDPHDLNKNILDEQFSLYLSKSGKQSAESVCFYIDTKLKSTSDRSKISNAKKDVDNCVKLFKLLSEKDIFENVYRQQLSRRLLHQKSSIELERWCVRKVKEEMGVFFTSKLDGMLRDMSKSMELSKAFAAGYSDTLGDINFVPQILTITSWPFQNFTDEELAKNEVILPSKLEQIKLDFELFYQKKYNERNLKWANPLSLVEIGHQFNKTYHELSMSMITAVIFLLFEEHSQLTIEMIEEKTNITRDELLRQLLSMVLSPKSRILSKKPMSKSISSSDIFSINESFSAPTLKVKVLTASAVVPNPTGTSTPMGTRISDISEDSMTSNGLSIKRERLVQINASIVRMLKPERTLTRNKLFEKVKSNLKDRFTLIQEDFTTSVNDLIEREYLQRDIEDSSILHYIT, encoded by the coding sequence ATGTCAAATTTAATAAGACCAAAAATTAGAATTCCACAGAGAACTTTGGGTCAaccaaatttcaatttcaatgaacTATGGGAGAAGATTACTTATGCCATAGATAAAATCTATGAAAGGGACACTCATGATCTTTCATTCGAGGTATTATACCAGTCCGTATACATCATTGTACTGAATCGAAAATCAAAGGACTTATACGATAAACTGACTGAATACATAACTTTGAAGATTAAATCGTCATTTCAATGTGAAGAATGGTCAGCATCATCTGATAATGATGGTAGCgtatttttatcattcatATCGAATCTTTGGACTGAGCAATGTAGATGCTTCAAACTTGTTAGTGATATCATGCTTTATTTGGATAAGATTTATTGCAAACCGAATAGAATATTGAGTGTGTATGATCAATGTCTAGAACTTTTCAAGCTTCACATACTAATCCCCAATTCAGATACGCTAAATAGGGCAATGTTATCAACAATTAATAGCTCGAGGGAAAGTAATACCGAAGTGAGTCCATTGGCGTCTATCTGGTCCTCCATTGTTGCAATGATGCAAACAGTAATGGCAGAGGGTAAATATACCTATTTTGATACATATTTCGAACCATTTCTTTTAAAGGAAACTGAAGAATTTTACCAAAACCTTATTGACGTGGATCAATTTTCACCGTTAGATTGTTTAGAAATGGTgaaatcattgaaagaGTCTGAATACAAGAGAGATTTAACATTTCTTGATACAGATTCCACatcaaaaattacaagCGTCCTTGAAGAAGTACTAATATGGGACAAAATTGGtaaaatcattatcgtGCTAACACACCAAGCTTTGaagaatgatgatataCACTTGTTACAAGAATTGTTTGATCTTTCATTAGATACAAATTATAAAAACAATGTTCTTACCTCCGTCAAGAGTTATATCTTCGAAGATTTAAGCGCTATTCATTACAACGAATcattaagaaagaaatcattGATGGCAATAAGTTGGgtaaattcaattttacaGAAGtatgattattatgaaaCATTACTGAAAACTATTGATTTTGGAATTACAACTACTCAATcggaagaagaaaatgggAATAAGGATGTCGATCCAcatgatttaaataaaaatatcttaGATGAGcaattttcattatatctAAGTAAATCAGGTAAACAATCTGCGGAATCAGTATGCTTTTATATAGACACGAAATTAAAATCAACTAGTGACAGATCGAAAATCAGCAATGCAAAGAAAGATGTCGATAACTGTGTGAAATTGTTTAAATTGTTATCTGAGAAGGATATATTTGAGAATGTTTATAGACAGCAATTATCAAGGAGATTACTTCATcaaaaatcatcaatagAACTTGAGAGATGGTGCGTTAGGAAAGTAAAGGAGGAGATGGGTGTATTTTTTACGTCCAAATTGGATGGTATGTTAAGAGATATGTCAAAATCGATGGAATTGTCTAAAGCCTTTGCCGCAGGTTACAGTGATACTTTAGGAGATATAAATTTCGTGCCACAAATTCTTACGATAACTTCCTGGCCATTCCAAAACTTTACCGATGAAGAGCTTGCTAAGAATGAAGTTATTTTGCCATCGAAGTTAGAACAAATAAAGTTAGATTTCGAATTGTTTtatcaaaagaaatacaATGAGAGAAACTTGAAATGGGCAAATCCCTTAAGTTTGGTTGAAATTGGTCATCAATTCAACAAGACTTATCATGAATTATCTATGTCCATGATAACGGctgtaatatttttattattcgaAGAGCATTCTCAATTGACCATTGAAATGATTGAAGAGAAGACCAATATTACACGAGATGAATTACTTCGTCAGTTACTATCGATGGTATTGTCACCCAAATCGAGAATATTGAGCAAGAAGCCAATGTCAAAATCCATCTCATCATCTGATATATTCTCAATAAACGAGTCTTTCTCAGCTCCTACGTTGAAAGTGAAAGTATTGACTGCTTCTGCCGTGGTACCAAATCCCACGGGTACATCAACTCCCATGGGCACCAGAATAAGTGATATTTCCGAAGATTCAATGACCAGCAATGGGTTAAGCATTAAAAGAGAGAGGTTAGTTCAAATCAATGCATCAATAGTTCGAATGCTGAAACCTGAACGTACGTTAACTcgtaataaattatttgagAAAGTGAAATCCAATCTTAAGGATAGATTCACACTAATTCAAGAGGATTTCACTACAAGCGTAAATGATTTGATAGAGAGAGAGTATTTGCAACGTGATATAGAAGATTCATCTATCCTGCATTACATCACCTAG